CCCTGGATCTGGTGACGATGACACCGAGCGCACGCCACGTGAGCCGTGCAGACCTGAACGATGACGGCCTCCTGCCCGATGAGGTCACCGTCTCCGTGCTGGTCACCGCCTACCAGCCGCGGTGACCACGAGCGGGCGCATACGCCTGCTGACCGACGAGCAGTAGGCGCGCCTGGCGCCCCGCCTTCCCCGCAACGCAGGGAAGGCAGGGCGCCCGTTCGCCGATCACCGCCGCATCATCGAAGGGATCATCTACCGGCACTGCACCGGAATCCCCTGGAGAGACCTACCGGCGAAGCGTCCGGGCCCTGGCAGACGGTGTGGAAGCGTCATCGCCGGTGGGCAGCTGACGGACCTGGGACACGGTTCTGGCGCAGCTGAGGTCGGCCGAGTCGCATTGTCGGGCCCGTCCTATCCGTGTGTGGCGGTCCTTCCGAGCCATGGTCTCAGGCTCCCTTGCGCGACCCGCAATACCTGATCCGGGGGCAGCTCGTCAGCTTGTTCGATCACAATGAGACCCCAGTCCTTCCGCCGGACAGCGCCAAGTGTCACTGCACGCTCATGCCGCAGGTACGCCACCGCCGAAACGGCGTCGGCCACGGGAGGACTTACCTCGTAGCTGGCGAGTTTCCCGACGTACCAGTCCAGCCACTGCTCGCCTTCCCGCGTCGCCGCTCGAGACAATGCGGACTCGGCATTCCCGTCGAGAAAGACCATGACCGGCCCGACCCGTGCGAGAACCTCGGTGAGGCCGGTCATGAAGGCGTCGATCGTCTCTTCGCCGTGCCCCATGGCCAGCAGCGTCGGCACGAACGGCATCAGCGCGTCCGCGATCACCACGTCATCGCCGCTCGCCACAACCGCATCGACGAACCTCGCCGTCGCCGCGATCAGTGTCCCCGGCTCCACTGTGCCTGTCGCCTTGAACTCCTCGGCCACCCCGGCGAACTGCGGCCGGGTCAAGATCTCCTCCTCGCGGAAGTGGTCCACCCGCAGTCCCATATCAGCCAGCCACTGAGACAGCCCGGCACACAACGTCGACTTGCCCACACCGGGAGATGCCCCCCACACCGTGATCAGAACTGTCATGGGTGCCGAGCCTAGCCAGGGCGCCCGTTCGGGAGGTGTCAGAGCTGACGGAAGTAGACCGTGAGCGGGAGAGGAGTGCATCCGAGGGCCTCGTAGAGGGCTCGGGCCGGTGCGTGGAACTGGTCTCCCCCGGTGCCGATCTCGACGACCTCGGCGTCCAGGACCCGCATCTGGTCGAAGGCGTCCTCACACAGTGCGGTAGCCACGTGGTGGCGTCGATGCTCGGCCGAGACGGCGAGGATGGTGACCTCACCCTTCTTGCGGGCATGGTCGACGTTCCACGCCACGTAGCCCGCGATGGTGCCTTCGACTTCGGCGACGGCGATGTATGCGTGCCGATCGGGCGCGTGGAGTTCGGCAATCTGTTTGCGGTAGTCGTCGCGCCAGTTGCCGTGCTGAACAGTGAAAACGTCCTCGCCCATCAAGGGGCGGAAGGACTCCTCGTAGAACGGCCGGAAGGTGGCGATAGTGAGTTCGGTGAGTGGTGTCAGGTCCTGCTGGGTGAACGCGCGGATGAGCATGGAAGTGGTGCCTCTCAGGCTGAGAGCTTGATACCCACGGAACAGGGCATCGGTCGGCCCGCGCCCGGCCACAGGATCGGCCGTGAGCCGGGCCCCTCAGTGACGTGTACGCCAAGCGTCAAAACACTCCATGCTCCGCATCGTAGCGCCCGGCCCGCATGTCGAATGCTTCGATCACAGCCACTCGTTGACGGCTGCGATAAGGACGGTCACCTCGTAGCGCACTGCCCACCTGTCGTATCTCGTGGCCACGGCACGGTGCCTCGTGAACCGATATTCCGCACTCGACCGCGTGGCGCTCGCGGTAGTCGCCCGGGTCGAACCGGCACCGGACCTGGTCGCGGACGGTGGAGCAGTGGCCGAGAAAGCCATGGTCGGTGATCCCGCGGCCCCGCCGTCCGTACGCGCGGCAACGATTGCGACGCCGCGCAACGACGAGAACAACACCTTCCGAAGCCGGGACAACTCCTCGTTCACGGCCACCGAATGTCAGAGGTGTTGCCAGGCCCACCCCCACCGGGGTGCTGGGCCGCTGGTGAGCTCAGCGGGCCGCTCATAGCGTCGGAGCATGACGGATGCCACGAACGACCAACGAACGGGTACCACCAGGCGGACGGCGCTGCGCGGGCTGGGGCTCGCGGCGGGGGGCATGGCCCTGGCCGGCGGGCTCGGAGCCTCACCAGCGGTGGCGCAGCCACGTCGCGGGCCCACCACCTACGTCCTGGTGCACGGTACGCACAGCGCCGGCGCGTTCTGGATGCCGATCGCGCGGGAGCTGACGCTGCGCGGTCACCGCGTCGTCACGGTGGACCAGCCGCGCCATGGTGCGCAGGCTTTCGTCCCGGAGTCGTATCAGCGCCAGGACCTGACAGCGATGGCGGTCGAGCCATCCCCACTGAAGGACCTCGGGCTGGACGACTACGAGGCACGCGTCACGGACATCGTGCAGCGCGCGGCCCGTAACGGCCCGGTGGTGCTGGTCGGGCACAGCCTGGGGGGCGTATCGGTCAGCCGGGTCGCCAACGCCGTCCCGCACCTGCTTCACCACATCTGCTACATGGCGGCCTTCTGCCCCAGCCGTGCCCTTCCCACAGCGGACGCCTGCACGGCGGCACCTGAGAACGCAGCCGCCGTCAGCCCCGTCGAGCTGACGGTGGGTGACCCGGTCCGGCTGGGAGTGCTGCGGCTGAACTTCCGCACAGGCGACAGCCATGCACTGGCCCTCCTGAAAGAGATGATCTGCGCGGACTACCCCGACGCCGACTTCCGCCGGATCCTGGCCGGCATGCAGAGCGACGAGCCCATCGCCGCCTACGCGGGCCGAGCGGCCGGCCGGGCTGAGAGCTGGGGACGCATTCCCCGCACCTACCTGCGTTTCGGCAAAGACCGGACGATCGCCACCGCACTCCAGGACAGGATGATCGCGGAGGCCGACACCTACACACCCGGCAACCCCTTCCGCGTACACAACTTTCCCCAGGCATCCCACATAGGCCCCCTCGACCCCACCACCATCACACAAGCCCTGCACACCCTCGCGGCGGCGTAGGCACAGCCCGTCCGACCCGGTCGCGCGGCGCAGGCGACCGCCTCGACCCGGTCTCCTGCCCGGCCTGCCACCGGGCAAGAAGCGGTTCCACAGCCACGCCCGTACCGCCCGGACACGACCAACAATTCCAAGGAGTGAGCAGCTCACGGAACCTGTACCAGACCCAAAGAGCTCGTAACACGATCTTGTTGAAGTGCCCTGGCCGGGCGTGACCGATGTGACGATTCCGCCGTTCGACATGATGTAAGCATTCAGCCGTGGATCGTGGACGACGACTTGTGGGCGCTGATCCAGCCGCTGCTCCCGCCCTGGCCGCAGAAGTCGCCGGGGCCGGGGCCGCGGCCGGTGGCAGACCGGCTGTGTCTGCAGGGCATCCTGTACGTCCTCTACAACGACATAGCCTCGCAACTTCTGCCGCTGGAGCTGGGGTTCGGCTCGGGCCAGACCTGCTGGCGGCGCCTGGAGCGGTGGCAGCAGGCCGGGGTCTTCGACCGACTGCACCGCAGTCTGCTCGCGGAGCTGAACGCCGCCGGCGAACTCGACTGGTCCCGCGCGCGTGTGGACGGCTCCCACATCCGCGCCAAACAAGGGGAGCCGACACCGGTCCGTCGCCGATCGGCCGGCGGAAGACAGGGAGCAAGCACCACCTGATCTGCGACGGACGCGGCACCCCACTCAAGGCCATCACTACCGCGGCCAACGTCAACGACGTCACCCAGACCCTCGCCCTCGTCGACGGCATCCCGCCCGTCGCCGGACGGCCCGGCCGCCCGCACAGACGTTTCCCCAAGCCCCGGCCCTGCCCGAGGAGCTCGACGAACTCATGCGCCGCATGCGCCTGCCCGACATGCCCAAAGCGGCCCCGGACGTCCTGGCCCCCGCCCGAGCCCAACGCTGGGACCCCGCCGAGGTGTTGCAGCTGCCGATATCCGAGGAGGTCACCGGCCGCGACGCCGCCACCCGGCGTCTTCGCCGCCACTCGGCGAACTTCCCCACCGGCAAGACCCTGGGCTCCTGGCGGGCCGAGGACTCCACCATCCCCGAACCCACCCAAGATTCCCTGATCACCCTGGAGTGGATCGGCCGCGCCAGCCCGCCTCAAGAAGCAGCACCAAGACGAAGTAGAGGCACTGCGGGAGGCCCTTGAGCAGGCGCACGGCGAGAATCTCGACCTCCGCCGCGAACTCGCCCGCCGCGGCGGAGACGCCCCACCGCCACAAGCCCGAGTCACCGGGCCCTGCTGATGCCCTGCCAAGCACAATACGGCGTCATCCCTGGGCAGTCTCCGGATGGCCGTGGTGACGCTCCCATTCGGGAGCGAGGATCGACATCACGATGTCATCCACCCACACATCCTCATACAGCAGTGCGTCGCGTCGGACACCCTCCACGACGAACCCCGCCTTCTCATAGGCGCGTCGGGCACGCGGATTGAAGGCGAACACCCCAAGCGAGATCCGGTGCAGCCCGAGGCCCGCGAAGCCATAACCGACGATCAACCGCGCCGCTTCGCTCCCGAACCCCTGGCCTTGCCCGGCCTCAGCCAATGCGATCCGGAAGTTGCAGCTGTGATTGCCGCTGTCCCACTCGTTGAGCACCGCCTCGCCCACGCAGGCGCCGGTCGCCCGCTCGACGACGGCCAGGTCCAGCCGGTCCGCTTGCTCGTGGCGGGTGCCATACCACGCACGCATCCGTTCCTCAGCGGCCTCGTCCCAAGGCTCGCGATCTGCCGGCCCATGGCTGCTGCCGGTCAGGCGGCCCACCTCCGGATCCTGGAGCAACGAGCGAAGCACGGGAGCGTCCTGGTCGAGGAGGAACGGGCGCAGGAGCACCCTCTCCCCGACGAGCGTAGGTTTGACGGAAAAGTCCGCCTGCAAATGATCACTCACGAAGCAATTCTCAACGCTGCTGGATGTCTCAGCAATCGAGTTCCTCCGTACCACCTCACATCGATCGAAAGAACGTCATGGCCAGTCACATCGAGCGGTATCAGCAACAAACCCAGCGATAACACCCGGGCCCAGAAGAGCCGCGTTGACCTTCGCGTCGACGAACGAGAGGGTGGCCAGGTCTTTGACCTTGCGCGGGTCGGGTTCGGGCTGGAAGGAAGAAGTCGTAGTCGTCCACCGTCTTGTGGTGTGGCAGCTTCGACAGCCGCAGGCCCTGCCGGAAACGCCGGTCATCGCGGACCGCAAGGTCTTCGGCCAGGGCCAGGTCAAGGAAGTCGAGGTGGCCGAGCTTGCCCTCCTCGGCCCGCTCGGCGTACTGGTTCAGGCTCTCGGCCAGGTGGGGCAGGCCGAGCTTGGCGGCCGTGCTGCGGATACGGGCGGTGACCAGCTGACTCAACGGGCTCCCCTCGTCGTCCACTTCGCAGTGGTGTTACTTCTCGGCTCTGGCAGCGATCACGGGGAGCCCTCACGGTCGGTTACTGAAGCAGGATCAGCTTGCGGAGCAGTTCGAATTCGGCACGACCGTATAGCTGCCTTTTGACTTTTTTGATGCGATTGACGGCACCCTCCGTGCCGCCGGAGCTCCAGGACAGGGTGAGGCCGGCGGTGACAGCGTCGAAGTCGCTGTTCATGCTGCGGGCGTAGCCGGTCAGTCCGGGCAGGCCGTCCCGGACGACGGCGTCGATCCAGTCGGGGAGCAGGGCTCCGAGGCGGCAGGTGAGGATCTCGCCGAAGTCGCGGATGTGCTGGTGAGCGGCCTCCAGTTCGGGGCATCGGGCCAGGATCGACTTGAGGTACTGATGTTCTTCTTCGCTGAGCGTGGTGGGGTGGCGGGTGAGCCAGCCGGTGACCCGACGGACGCTGGGTGGCGCGGGCGCCGGGGTGCCGGCCTTGCGCCGGAAGGCCGCGAGGTAGTCGCGGACGGAGGCGTATCCGTCGGGATAGCCCTGTCCGGTGATCTCGCGGTGCAAGGCGATGGCGTTCGTGCACCCTTGTGACCAGCGGCGTTGCAAGTAGGGCTTGTAGGGATCGAGTTTGCTCGGCCGCAGCGGCATCCCGACGATCATGTCCTGCCAGCGGGCGGCGTGCGCGTACCTCATCACCGTTTTCCGGCCCCACCCAAGATGTCGGGCGATCGCTCGGAGGCTGTGTCCCTGCGCGATCAGCTCGTGGACCTGGGCGTGAGCGGCCCGCTTGCGTTCCGCTCGCGGGCCGGTCGGATCCGCCGCCACCGCAGGCTCGGTGCCGTCTGCCGGTATCGGGGCCGGGGCCGGTTCTTGCAGGCAGGAGCGGTGGGCGCCGACGGTCTTCTCCACGGCCCGACCGAGGCCCTGCCAGAGGTGGAAACGGTCGGCGACCTGGACCGCTTCCGGGGCGCCGAGCCGGGAGCCCTCCGCGTAAGCCCCGGCCCTGTCCCGGCAGATGACCTCCACGCCCGGGTGCGCGGTGAGCCAGTCGGCCAGCGGTCCTGCCTCGCGGCCCGGGAGCACGTCGATGACCTGGTGCGTCTCACCATCGGTAATCACCGTCGCGTACCGGACACCGCGGCGGGTGGCGAAATCATCGACACCGAGGACCCGCGGGGTGTCGTAGAGCGGGTCAGGCATCGCCCGGACGCGGTTCAGCAGCCCCATCCGCCCCGCGGTCAGCCCCAGGGCAGTAGCCATCCGGGACCCGGCGCGGCCCGCCAAGGCGAGCGCGACTCGGTCCAGCAGCTCGCCGAGCCGGTCAGTGCACCGCGCGTACGGGCTGGGCAGCCCCGATATCTGCTCAGCGAATGTGCGCTGGGAGCAAGCCGGACCGGCGCACACGAAGCGTCGCACGGACAGCAGGATCCGTACGGCGTGCCCGGCCAGCGGAAGATCCTGCAGATGTCGCTCATAGCGGTCGTGCACCCGTGCCGACGCCCGGCCGCAGGACGGACATACGCCTTCACCACTCCGCCCGGCCAGCCGCACCATCAGCCCGCTCACCCCGTGCGCTGCGGCAGTGATCAGCACCTCGACGCCCTCGAACAGCACGTCCTGCCAGGAGATCTCGTCGTGGTCCATGTCCTGGGCATCGACCCGGACGGTACGAAACAGCCCGCACCCACCAAACTTGATGGAGCGTCACATGCGGCGATCCGGACTGAGGCGCACCCCGGCGTGCAGTCCGGAATCGAACAGCCCCTTCACCGACCGTGACGGCTCCCCGTGATCGCTGCCAGAGCCCGTTTTCACCTACAAAGCCACTCAGTGGCCTGCCGCGATCTCCCGACTCACCGCCGACCACATCGAGGAGACGGACAGAGCTGTCCGCATCCATCTCGGCGCCGTCCCGGTCGAACTTCCGGCACCCGTCGCCGAACTCGCCCTCCAGCGAGTCGCAGTCCGCCCTGTCCTCGACCGGACAGACTCACCGTGGCTGTGCCCCGGAGGCCAGCTCGGCCGCGCGATCAGCGCCTGGGCCATGGGCGAACGACTTCGCAAACTCGGCATCTGCCTCGCGGAAGCCCGCTCAACCGTGCTCTTCCAACTCGCCACGGAGCTGCCCGCAGCCGTCCTCGCACGAACCCTCGGCATCGACGTCACCGTCGCCGTCAAATGGCAGCGGGCCGCTGCCGACGACTGGGCCGCCTACGCCGCCGAGGTCAGCCACCGAACCAGCACCCAGGAGTGACATGCCTCTTCAGCCCTACGACGCCGTGCTCTGCGACATCGACGGCGTGATCCGCCATTGGCCGGCCGCCGACGAGCTGGAGCAAGAGCACGGACTTCCCATCGGCGCGCTCGCAGCCGCAGCGTTCGCACCCGCCCGCCTGCACCCGGCCATCACCGGGCAGATCACCGACGAACAGTGGCGATCGGAGGTCGCCGCCGACCTCGCCACCCGCCACGGGTCAAGGCAACGAGCGGATGCGTCGGTGCGGGCCTGGTCCGCCCTCCTGCCCATCGTCGATCAAGAAGTCGTCGCGCTGCTCGAGAAGGTACGCAAGGTCGCGCCCGTCGCCTTGGTGTCCAACGCAACCACCCGGTTGGAGTGGGACCTGGAACGCCAAGGGCTCGCCGACCTCGCCGATGCCGTCGTGAACACCGCGCGCATCGGCGTCGCGAAACCCGATCTTCGTGTCTACCGCACCGCTGCCGAGCGTCTCGACGCGGCGATCGACCGCTGCTTGTTTATCGACGACACCGAAGCCAATGGCACTGCGGCCCGCGAAGCCGGGATGACCGCCCTCCACTACCGCCAGCTCGAAGATCTACACGAGGCTCTGTCGCCGCTTCTCAACGGATCGAGCTGAAGGCATTCCAGTTAAATCAGTGGCATCCCCGTCGACGAGCCTCATAGCTTGTGCGCTCGTGACAGATGATCCGAAGACGCGCCCGAACCGACACGACCTCGGCCGGGTGTTCAACGAGGTGCCGGAGCTCTACGACCGGGTCCGGCCGGGATACCCCGACGAGCTGTTCGCGGACCTTGGCGCCATCACCGGCATGGACGAACGGTCGTCGGTGCTGGAGGTGGGCTGCGGCACCGGTCAGGCGACGCGCTCGCTGGCAGCGCTCGGATACTCAGTGACCGCCGTCGAGCCGGGCGCAGACATGGCCGCACTCGCTCGCCAGAGGATCGCCTCCTTTCGCAACGTCGACGTCGAGACGTCGACCTTTGAGGAGTGGGACGACCGCGGGCGACGCTTCGATGTTCTCGTGGCCGCGTCGTCGTGGCACTGGGTCGACCCGTCGATCGGCTGGCAGCGGGCGCACACCGTGCTCTCTCCCGGGGGTTGGATGGCACTGCTCGGCCACGTCGTTGTCCGCCGGCCGGGAGAGCCGGAGGTGTACGCCGAGACCGCCGATCTGCACGAGCGGTTCTGCCCCGGGAACCCCGACTGGGGTCATCCTCCCCTGGAGGACGACGTGCGCACCACCGACAAGGGCTGGGGCCTGGTCGACGATCCCGGAGGATTGTTCGGCCCACCGATCGTGCGCTGGTACCCAACCGTCCAGTGGTTCAACGGGGACGGCTTTGCCGATCACCTTCGCTCGTTGTCGATATACCGCAGACTCGACCGCGACGTCCGCGAGCCCCTGCTCAACGCCATCGCCGAGCGCATCCGCACGCGGATGGGCGAACGGGCACCACGCCGTTACCTGAGCGTCCTCCGTGTCGGGCAGCGCGCCGAGTGAGCCCAGCGGATCAGTACACCGTCGGGGCGGCCCAGGTGTCCGGCGACGTAGGTCTGCAGGTCGTCGCGGATGTCGTCGGGGTTCCAGCGGGCTCGGGAGAGCAGGTGCTGCAGTCCATCGGGGGTGGAGTGGCCGACGTGTTCGGCAAGTTGCCAGCTATTTTGCGGGCTACCGGGGCGAGTAGTGCGCGCACGTAGTCGCGCATCCGGCGGCGGAGCTCAACTCGGCCGAAGCCATGCCCGATAGTCAGGAAGAGGTCATCCAGTTCGAGGTCCCATTGCGCGGCGGCAGATTCGGTGATCACCCTCGGAGGCTGCCCCGCCGCTGTCACTACCTTCGGCGTTGTCGCACGATCGAAGGGCGGTCTCCGTGAGACCGCCCCCGCACGGCCGAAGTCCCGCTACACTCCCGCCACCCGGCGAAAGACCAGGTCAGACAGCGAAATCCTGCTGGAGTACTAGTCGGGAGATCCGTTCAGCCGATGGTGAAGCGCTGGTTCTGGGCGCCTCGGTCGCAGCGGGCAGTGCGGTAGTAGCCGTCGTCCTGCTGGTAGAGGCAGCGGCC
This is a stretch of genomic DNA from Streptomyces sp. NBC_00285. It encodes these proteins:
- a CDS encoding HAD-IA family hydrolase, encoding MPLQPYDAVLCDIDGVIRHWPAADELEQEHGLPIGALAAAAFAPARLHPAITGQITDEQWRSEVAADLATRHGSRQRADASVRAWSALLPIVDQEVVALLEKVRKVAPVALVSNATTRLEWDLERQGLADLADAVVNTARIGVAKPDLRVYRTAAERLDAAIDRCLFIDDTEANGTAAREAGMTALHYRQLEDLHEALSPLLNGSS
- a CDS encoding GNAT family N-acetyltransferase; protein product: MSDHLQADFSVKPTLVGERVLLRPFLLDQDAPVLRSLLQDPEVGRLTGSSHGPADREPWDEAAEERMRAWYGTRHEQADRLDLAVVERATGACVGEAVLNEWDSGNHSCNFRIALAEAGQGQGFGSEAARLIVGYGFAGLGLHRISLGVFAFNPRARRAYEKAGFVVEGVRRDALLYEDVWVDDIVMSILAPEWERHHGHPETAQG
- a CDS encoding transposase, whose amino-acid sequence is MDDDLWALIQPLLPPWPQKSPGPGPRPVADRLCLQGILYVLYNDIASQLLPLELGFGSGQTCWRRLERWQQAGVFDRLHRSLLAELNAAGELDWSRARVDGSHIRAKQGEPTPVRRRSAGGRQGASTT
- a CDS encoding class I SAM-dependent methyltransferase — protein: MASPSTSLIACALVTDDPKTRPNRHDLGRVFNEVPELYDRVRPGYPDELFADLGAITGMDERSSVLEVGCGTGQATRSLAALGYSVTAVEPGADMAALARQRIASFRNVDVETSTFEEWDDRGRRFDVLVAASSWHWVDPSIGWQRAHTVLSPGGWMALLGHVVVRRPGEPEVYAETADLHERFCPGNPDWGHPPLEDDVRTTDKGWGLVDDPGGLFGPPIVRWYPTVQWFNGDGFADHLRSLSIYRRLDRDVREPLLNAIAERIRTRMGERAPRRYLSVLRVGQRAE
- a CDS encoding ISL3 family transposase; amino-acid sequence: MDHDEISWQDVLFEGVEVLITAAAHGVSGLMVRLAGRSGEGVCPSCGRASARVHDRYERHLQDLPLAGHAVRILLSVRRFVCAGPACSQRTFAEQISGLPSPYARCTDRLGELLDRVALALAGRAGSRMATALGLTAGRMGLLNRVRAMPDPLYDTPRVLGVDDFATRRGVRYATVITDGETHQVIDVLPGREAGPLADWLTAHPGVEVICRDRAGAYAEGSRLGAPEAVQVADRFHLWQGLGRAVEKTVGAHRSCLQEPAPAPIPADGTEPAVAADPTGPRAERKRAAHAQVHELIAQGHSLRAIARHLGWGRKTVMRYAHAARWQDMIVGMPLRPSKLDPYKPYLQRRWSQGCTNAIALHREITGQGYPDGYASVRDYLAAFRRKAGTPAPAPPSVRRVTGWLTRHPTTLSEEEHQYLKSILARCPELEAAHQHIRDFGEILTCRLGALLPDWIDAVVRDGLPGLTGYARSMNSDFDAVTAGLTLSWSSGGTEGAVNRIKKVKRQLYGRAEFELLRKLILLQ
- a CDS encoding alpha/beta hydrolase, which gives rise to MALAGGLGASPAVAQPRRGPTTYVLVHGTHSAGAFWMPIARELTLRGHRVVTVDQPRHGAQAFVPESYQRQDLTAMAVEPSPLKDLGLDDYEARVTDIVQRAARNGPVVLVGHSLGGVSVSRVANAVPHLLHHICYMAAFCPSRALPTADACTAAPENAAAVSPVELTVGDPVRLGVLRLNFRTGDSHALALLKEMICADYPDADFRRILAGMQSDEPIAAYAGRAAGRAESWGRIPRTYLRFGKDRTIATALQDRMIAEADTYTPGNPFRVHNFPQASHIGPLDPTTITQALHTLAAA
- a CDS encoding GNAT family N-acetyltransferase; amino-acid sequence: MLIRAFTQQDLTPLTELTIATFRPFYEESFRPLMGEDVFTVQHGNWRDDYRKQIAELHAPDRHAYIAVAEVEGTIAGYVAWNVDHARKKGEVTILAVSAEHRRHHVATALCEDAFDQMRVLDAEVVEIGTGGDQFHAPARALYEALGCTPLPLTVYFRQL